The Apibacter raozihei DNA segment AAAATCTAATTTAGACATACTTGCTTCCAAAAAGGCTTGTTCTCCTATAGTCGTAAGATTAGGGCTCTTGGAAAAATCCAGCACTGTCATTGTTGCCCCTCTAAAAGCTCGTGCTCCTATGGTTTCTAGTTCGGATGGTAAGGTTACACTTCCTTTAAAAAAAGAAAATGAGACTGCCGGAATTACTTTCATATTAGTAGGAAGAATTACATGGCTATCGTTACCTGCAAAGCTCCCTCGTTCTCCAAAATAATTTGTAAGAAAAGTTGTTAATTTTCTATTTGTTGAAAAATCCAATGTATTATTTTCTAATTTTATAGCCTCAAAAGCTGATCCTCCTATAGAAGTAAGGCTTGGACTATGTAAGAAATCTAATTTGGACATATTTGCTCTTAAAAATGCCTGAGTTCCTATGGTTTCTAATTCCAACGGAAGAGTTATACTCCCTTTAAAATCCGCGAATAAAAGTTCCGGAATTGATTTTAAATTTTTCGGTAATATTACATGGCTCGCGTTTCCATAAAAAGCTCCCCGTTGTCCAAAATAATTTCTTCCGAATGTATTTAATTTTTGGTTGACAGAAAAATCCAATGTGTTATTTACTAGCTTAATAGCCTCAAAAGCAGAGCCTCCAATGGTAGTTAGGTTGAGACTATTTGAGAAATCCAAATTTGACATACTTGCCCTTAAAAACGCCTGCTCTTCAATAGTTTCCAATTCCAACGGAAGAGTTATACTTCCTTTAAAATCAACAAATAAAAGTCCTGGGATCCTCTTCATATTTTTAGGAAGAATCACATGGCTGTTATTTCCATAAAAAGCTCCCCGTTGTCCAAAATAATTTCTTCCGAATGTATTTAATTTTTGATTGACAGAAAAATCCAATGTATTATTCCCTAACTTTATAGCTTCAAAAGCAGAGCCTCCTATAGAAGTAAGGTTCGGACTTTTTGAAAAATCCAGACTTTTCAGGGTAGCTCCCACAAAGGCTTGTTCGCCAATTGTGTAAACTGACTTAGGCAATGTAATCATATCCAATTTAATATAAGCCAATGCCCTTGTCGGGAAAATGTTATCTACTAAATCAGCATTTAGCATGTCTAAATTCTTTAATGCAGACATTTGACGAATAGTCTCAAAATCTACACTATTAAGGGTTCCTGTAAGGCTGAGATCAGTTATCTTAGCCTTATCCGTTCCTACCAGCTGGGATAGGGTTCCGGGTGTCGCTACTTCGTAGTTCTTACTAAGCTGCCCCCATGAAAGAGAAAAGCATAGAAAGAAACATAAAAGCGATAAATAATAGCTTTGTTTCATATAATATAATTTAATGTGATTTCTTACTTTTGATTAAAACCGACTTTTGATTTTTTATTATTCCAATGTGCATTTTTAGAATAAAAGAAGTAAAGGCAGAATTTGGCAGGCAGTTTAAATTCATATATTTACAGTTATTTTTTATACAATATTAGTAAAAATTAGGCATAAAACTATCAATTTTTAGATTTTATATTAAAGGTTTTACAAGTATTGTAGATAAAAAACAAGAACTGAATAGCTTAACAACTAAAAAAATTTGATAAAATATAATATATTAAATTTTATTCTACAATGATTGATTTTTCAACTATTTGAAGTCTTTAAAAAAAGCAGAATTTTTATTACACCAACTATAATTATAAATTTAAAATAGCCAGATAACTTACTTTGGATTATATTACATAATATCAATATGAAAAATTTTGGATATACCTGTCAAGGTTATTTGTATGCCTATACAAAAGGTGAAAAAAGCTATAAGTTTATTAATAATTATATTCCCAGAGCTACCTACCTTATCAACAATCTTTGAAGCATTTGACAAAAAAAAGTATACTAAAATACAAAGAACAAGTATAACCAGAGCAATAGTCAGATAGTTAATCAAAGTCAGGTACATGTTTTCTTCAATTGAGCTGTTAGCGGTTAAAGTAAATATAACGGAAATACTACCTGAGCCCATTATAATGGGAAAGGTAATAGGATAAAATATATCTTTTTGAATATTTTCATTATCTAAATCGTTTATGGTTTTCTCTTTTTTTTCTTTACTTTTTCCTTTATTATTCCCATCGGATAACCAGCCCAAGGCTGTCTTACAAATCATGAGACCTCCTCCCAGCTGTATAACAGGAATGGACAGACCAAACAGCAGTAATATTAAACGACCGATAAGTAAGCTTCCTAACCCAATAGATAAACAATAAATGGTTATTTGCTTTACTACAGATTTTCTTTGTTTTTCCCCTAATCCCTCCAGAAAATTATTTACAATAAATGCGTTGCCAATAGGATTAACCACGGGAAACAAGGCTACCATAGCCGCTGAAAATACATGTATAAAATTCTGTACCATTTCTTTAGGTTTTTTGAGTTGTAAAGATCGTATTTTAACTCAAGTGAACATCATTTTTTATAAAAAAATATTTATTTAACCTAAATTTTTAAATTTAATATATAAACTACTTTATATAATAAAAAATCCCCTTCAAATGAAGGGGATTTTTTATTATACTATTATTTTGTACGATTAAGCGTCTAACTCACCTGCAATTACATTTAAACTTCCCAGTGCAATAATGGCATCGGATAACATTTGTCCTTTAACCAGCTCTTCAAAAGCCTGATAATAAATAAAGCACGGTCTTCTGAAATGTAAACGATACGGACTTCTTCCTCCATCACTAACTAAATAAAAGCCTAACTCTCCATTACCACCTTCAACAGAATTATATACTTCACCGGTTGGAATTTTTGTTTCCCCCATAATGATTTTAAAATGATAAATTAGCGCTTCCATACTATTGTAAACATCCGGCTTATCCGGCAGATAAAAGTCCGGTACATCTTCATGGTAATTTCCTTCCGGCAAATTTTCATACGCATTTTTTATCAGCTTGAAACTTTCTCTTATCTCCTGCAATCGTACCATAAAACGGTCATAAGCATCACCGGCAGTACCTATAGGAATGATAAAATCAAAGTCATCATAGGAAGAATAAGGACTCATTACCCTAACGTCATAATCCACACCGGCAGCACGTAAGTTTGGGCCTGTAAATCCGTAATTTAAGGCTCTTTCTGCAGATATTCCTCCCACCCCAATCGTTCTGTCCATGAATATCCGGTTTCTTTCAAGTAAGCTGGCAAACTCTTCCAGTCTTTTCGGAAAATCAGCGATAAATTCACGAATTAACTGATGAAATTTAGGGCTGAAATCTCTTTCAAAACCACCAATACGACCAATATTGGTAGTCATTCTGGCTCCACATACCTGTTCGTAAAGATCATAAATTTTTTCCCTGTCCTGGAACATATACGTAAATCCGGTTAGTGCACCTGTATCTACTCCCATGACGGAGTCGCATACCAAATGGTCTGCTATTCGCGCCAGCTCCATAATTATGATTCGCATATAATCTATTTTCTTAGAAACTTTTATACCTAAAAGCTTCTCCATAGTCATATGCCACCCCATATTATTGATTGGTGACGAACAATAATTTAACCGATCTGTTAAAGTCGTAATCTGAGCATAGGTTCTTCTTTCGGATATTTTCTCAAAAGCCCTGTGAATATATCCAACAGTAGAGGATGAAGAGACAATTCGCTCTCCGTCCATTAATATATGATTTTCAAATATACCATGAGTTGACGGGTGGGTAGGTCCTAAATTTATTTTCTGAAGCTGACCGTCTAATTGTTCTTTAACGATATAATTATCAACGACACCCGCAAGGTTTATCAACTCACTTTTATTATTTTCCTGAGACATTTTTCTTTTTTTATCTTTTAATATTAGACGGGTTATCTACCAAACATGGCATCATCTTTATCTGTACGTGTTGCATCTTCCAGCTGATATTGTTTCAGCATAGGATGATATTCCATTTCTTCCATATTAAGAATCCGCTTTAAATTGGGATGTCCTTTAAAATTGATTCCATAGAAATCGAACGTTTCTCTTTCCATCCAGTTAGCACCGGAATAAAGAGAAGTTAAAGAATCTACATCTGGCTTATCAATAGACAAATAGGTTTTTAACCTCAGCCTGAAATTATTAATAAAACTATGTAAATGGTATATTACTCCTAGCTCAGCACCTTTGTGATCCGGATAATGGATACCGCATATATCTGTAAGAAAATCTATTTTAATCGTATGCTTTTTTACAAATTCGACTAAAGGCAGAACAGCTTCATCCTTAATTTCCAATGTCAGAATACCATCCGGCTCATAAGCTCTAAGAATAGAGTCTCCAAATTCATCTGTTAAAAGCTGTAAAACAAATTGATTGTCTATAATTGTATTTTCTTCCATCAAATTACGAAATATTATATGATTCTAATAAAGCTTTATACTCTGGTGAATCTCTTCTTCTCAGGCTTTCGTTTTGTACCATTTCCTGAATCTGCATAAAACCTTCAATAATTTGCTCCGGTCTTGGAGGGCATCCGGGTACATAAACGTCTACCGGAATGATCTTATCAATTCCCTGAAGTACAGAATACGTATCAAAAATACCGCCACTGGAAGCACAGGCACCCACTGCCATTACCCATTTAGGCTCTGCCATTTGAGAATAAACCTGTTTAAGCACCGGGGCTAGTTTTTTAGATATGGTTCCACAAACCATCAGTAAATCCGCCTGTCTGGGAGAAAACCTCATATTTTCAGCCCCAAAACGGGATAAATCATAGTTTGATGCTTGTATAGCCATAAACTCAATACCGCAGCAAGAGGTTGCAAAAGGTAAAGGCCATAAAGAATATGAGCGGGCCAACCCGATAATTTTATCTAAGCTCCCGGCAAAATATCCTGGTCCGCTTACTCCCTCAGGAGGTTCGACCATCGTAACTTTTTCTGACATATTTCTCTTTCTAAATCTAAAGTATATTGTAAATAGTATCTTTTATTTTTCCCAATCCAGAGCTCCTTTTTTCACTACATATAAAAAGCCTAGTAAGAAAATAGAAATAAAGGTGACTACAGCTAAAAATCCGGCAACGCCAAATTCTTTAACATTAAGTGCGTAAGGATAAAAGAAAACTATTTCTATATCAAATAAAACAAATAAAATTGCAGTTAGAAAATACTTAATTGAAAACGGTGTACGTGCATCTCCTTCGTATGCTACACCACATTCAAAAGTATCATCTTTTGCCTTACCATGAATTCTTGTCCCTAACATAGCTGAGCCGATAAGTGTCATTACACTGAAACCTAATGCTACAGCTACCTGAATTAATATAGGTACATAATCAACGGGTAAACTCATTTTTTAGTAATTTTTTTAATTATTATACAAAATTTATCGCCTTGCAAAGTTAATACATTTTTTAAACTATACCTTCATTTTTTAGTATTCTAATCTTTTATCTGTTAACGATAAACTAATTTTTCATTAAGTATCATAAAGCCTCTAACAGATTGGGATTTAAGCACCCCATTATTTAAATGATGAATATCATATATTTAGTTTGTAATTAGTCTAAATAAAAATTATATTTGCCGTAACTTTCTAAATTTTAACTAACATGAAAAAATTATACTTAATTTGTTCTTTAATTTGTTGCGGTCAGTTTCTTATGGCCCAAAACACTTCATCAATTAAAGGGAATGTTTCTAATATTGAAAACCTCCCTGTTGCAGATGCTGTCATCCTTGTAGATGGACAGTCAGTATCTGAAACTACAAAAAGTGATGGTTCTTTTGAAATTAAAGGTTTATCTCCCGGTAAACATAAAATTACCATCATTAGCCCTGATTCTGGTCAGTATACGGAATCTTTTTCTTTAGACTCAAATGAAACTAAAGAATTGAGAATGACTGTCTACCAAAAGGGAGATCTAGATAAAATTTTAATTTACGGACAAGGAAAACAGCCCAAAGGTCTTGATATGATCACCCGTATACCTTTATCTCCCAGAGAATTACCTCAAAACATTTCAGTTATATCTGATGAAATTATTAACGAGCAGGGTGCTCTTACTTTAACTGATGCTGTAAGAAATGTTCCCGGTGTTACGCTCTTCGGAACTTACGGTGGAACTACTGAGAGTATGTCTATCAGGGGATACAGAGGTACTCCGGTATTAAAAAACGGTATTCAGGTTGATTCTGATTTTAGAACATCAGGAATTTTGACAGATATGCAAGGGGTTTCAAGTATTCAGGTTTTAAGAGGATCTGCGTCAATAACCCAAGGTATCGGTAACGGATTAGGCAGCCCTGGAGGAGTTATAAACGTAGTTACCAAAACACCTCTATTTTTAAAGGATGCCGGACAGGTAGCATTGGAATCCGGTAGTTGGGGATTATTTAGATCTACACTTGATTACCAAACGGTTCTGGATAAAAAAAATACTTCGGCATTCCGATTAAATGCTGCTTTTCAAAGAGCAGACAGCTATAAGCCAAGAGTGGACAACAATCGTGTATATGTAAACCCTTCTTTTGAATGGAGACCGGATGATAAAACAACGGTGACTCTTGAAATGGATTACATGAATGATAATACGACCCCAGATAGAGGAACTACAAACTTATCTGAAATAAATACTTACAATTTATTAGATACATCTAAAAACTTTTTTGGTTGGGGTACGGATAATGTTAACACCAAAACAACCACTTATTCTGCAAAAATAGTTAGAAAACTGAATGATAAACTTAGCTTACGAGCCGTATATGCCGGTTCGGTAAACAATGACGAAACTTATGGAGTAGGTTCAATGGCTAACCCTTACAGGTACAAGGATGTAGTAACTGGCAAAACTATTTCTGATTACACAAAGAGAATAAGAACCCTTAGTTGGTCTGAGAGTGAAGATAAAAATAAAGTTATTCAAATCGATTTAATCGGTAAAAATTTATTTACCGGTAAAATTAAGCATACGTTTCAGGCAGGATTTGACTATAAATCTAATGAAAAAACTTCAATTTCTCATGGCTCCATAACTGTTGATACAGTTAATATTTTAGAAAAAATTGGTAATAATTTACCTTCTGGTATTTCCAAAAAATCATTTGGAACCACAGCTGTAAATACTAAAACTTATTCAGAAGTATACGGATTTACAGTACATGATGCCATAGAATTTAATCCATATATACGCGCAAACTTTGCTTTACGATACAGTGTTGACGGAAGAAAATCGAATGTAGGCGCCGCTAACGATGCATGGGACCCGTTTGTTGGGATAATGATAACGCCTGTAAAAAATATCAGCCTGTTTGGAAATTTTGCCACTACGACAAATTTACGTTCAGCCAGTAATCCAACCCAGGATGGTGGAACCATTGGAGCATCAGTAACCAATCAGTGGGAAGTCGGAGTAAAATCGGACTGGTTTAATAAAAAACTGGATTTTAATGTGACATATTATTTTATTAATAATAACGATATTGCTTATCAGGTCTATGATAATGGTGTTGCTACAGGATACTACAAAAAAGCAGGAGATTTAAGAAGAAATGGAATTGAGATTGAAGCAAATGGCCGGATTCTTGAAAACCTGAGAGTTATTTTAGGATATTCTTATTCAGATGTTCAATACAGAAAAAGTATTGCTTATGTAAATGGCTCAAGGCCTATGAATGCCCCTTATTCAACGGCAAACGGATGGGTACAATATTTATTTAACCAGGGTGCATTAAAAAATCTTTCATTAGGTGTAGGTGTATATTATGTAGGCAACAGACCTGTTAACGATTATAGTTCAGATTTAAGAACTGACGGACATGGAACTACTCCAGGAGTAAAACCATTTAATATGCCTGGTTATACAACTATTAACGCCCAGCTTGGTTATACTTATAAAGATGTGGGACTAAAAGTTTTCTTTAACAACATATTTGATGAACTGGGATATACTTCTTACTACCGTGGTGGTTATATAAATCAAATAGATCCTAGAAACTTTAAAATTCAGTTATCATATAATTTCTAATTTCCACATATAATTATGTTTTTTAAACCTACCCCTCATTTTGGGTAGGTTTATATAAAAGTTTTCAAATTAAATTATACACAAAAGATCTGAAAAGATAAAAAAACTACAGAATGTATTCTGTAGTTTTTTATTTATCCTATGTATAAAAAGTTTTACTTTTAATTACTGTTTTTCGGTCAGGAATTTCCAATATCTCTTAGGCATATATTGTTTTTGCAATTTTAAATTGATTCTTTCTTTGATTGATACTGATGTATGATATTTTTTCCACAATTCCTGAAATAACTTCTCATCCGGATGCAACATTTCCTCATCAACAAAACCTGTTCTGAGGTGTTCTCCGCTTCCTTCGAGAACCATGGGATGAACTTCCGACAAATCGTAATAAAAACCATAGTTTCGTTTAAGATCATAAAGAATCCATTGTTGAGAAGAAAAGCGATCTTTAAAATGAGGTATAACTAATGGTAAACTATTATATACGGGATGTACGGGTGCAAAATAAATTTCATCTTTAGACTTTTGAAACCTTACAAACTGTTGCCATGCATGAACTTCTTTGGATACCTTTTTTGCTATTTTATGTATTTCAAGAACTACCGGATGACCAAAGTTAGCTGAGTGTTCGAATTTACTGTCAATCGCATATTTTATATATTGAAACAAAAGAAAATCACTATTTTCAATTTCAGACAACCAAACCGCATTCAGCCTGTTTAATTCCATCACTGACATTTTATTTTTAAGCAAGGTTAAAACGCGCAAAAATTTTTCTGTTTGAGTTTCAATAGCAAAAACCTCACGGGTAAGTAATGGTACTATCTGTTCCTGTGATATTAACGACTCAGGATATTTTTTTTTATCATAGGCCTCGAACACAGCGCATAAGAGACCTTCAAAGGATTTATCATATTGAAAAACTACCATAAGCATCCAAAGATATTGTTATTCACTGAAAAGTAATGACATTTGATTACTTGCTACTGAACGAGGCGTTTTTTTTACCAGTAAACTTCTTATATATTCAGGACTGGAACTGTTAACATTGAGCCCTCTATAATCTCTGCAAACCATGAAAAATTTTGCTCTTTTCATACTTACTCCTATTTTTTTTAATTGATATGTATCTAATAAGCCAAATCTTCTTGAAGCAAGAATGAGCTTTGCAGACTTAACTCCTATTCCGGGAACTCTTAAAAGCAAGTGATAATCACAAATATTTATATCTACAGGAAAATATTCGGGATGACGTAAAGCCCATGATAATTTAGGATCTATTTCCAGATCCAGATTGGGATTTACATCGTCTAATATCTCCTCTGATGAAAACTGATAAAACCTCATAAGCCAGTCAGCCTGATACAAACGATTTTCCCTAACTAAAGGCGCTTGCCTGATTGCCGGAAGTCTAGTGTCACCCGGATTAACGGGTATAAATCCGGAATAATAGACTCTTCTCATACTAGACTGTAAATACAAAACAGACGAAACTCGAAGTATATCCTGATCAGTTTCATTAGTTGCTCCAATAATCATTTGAGTACTCTGGCCAGCAGGTGTAAATTTTGAAACCGATTTAGATTTCTTTCGCTCTTCCTTATATTCAGTTACTCCGTTCTGTATGTATTTCATGGGAGTAAAAACACTGGCATGATCTTTTTCAGGAGCCAGATATTTTAGATTTTTTTCTGAAGGAATCTCAATATTAACACTTAGTCGGTCTGCATATAATCCGGCCTGATATACTAATTCCTTACTTGCCCCAGGTATACTCTTCATATGAATATAACCGTTATATCTATGAATGGTTCTAAGCTCTTTGATTACCCTAACCATTCTTTCCATGGTATGATCGGGATTTTTGATTATTCCTGAACTTAAAAACAAGCCTTCAATATAATTTCTTTTGTAAAATTCCAATGTCAAATTAACCAATTCTTTCACACTAAATGCCGCTCTTTTTATATCGTTACTTTTACGATTAATACAATATGCACAATCATAAATACAATAGTTAGTCAATAGAACTTTTAACAGAGAAACACACCTTCCGTCTTCAGTATATGAATGGCATATTCCCCATCCGGATGCTGAACCTATATCACCGGATTTACTCTTTCTTGTAACTCCACTTGAGGAACAGGAAACATCGTATTTAGCTGACTCAGATAAAGTTGCAAGTTTGTTAATGAGATTTTCATTCACCATATACCAAAGTTACTAAACATATTTTCAATAATAAACTAAATATACGATAAACAATAATAAAACACTAATTACCAGACACTTAAACTCTGAAATTAAAAAATCCTCTCTACTGATTATAGTAGAGAGGATCTAAATTGTATAAGGTTAAATTTTATTAATGGCTATGCCCTGATTCCATTTCACCGGCTTTAAGATAGTAAACTCCAGATACGGCAACTTGTAATTGATTATCCCAATCCATTATTTCAACAAACTGTTCATTTTCTGCTCCTGTTTTTACTTCTTTCTTTTCGACATGCTCTCCTTTTTTGACAAATACATATTTTTTTCCAGCTTCTTCAAAAATGGCTTCTTTAGGTAAGGTAAGAACGGAATTCGTTCTGTTAATAATTGAAGCGTTCACAAATCTTCCTTCATAAAAATTTGTTGGAGGAAGTTTAGAATCTATATCCACATGCACCTGAATAGTGTTGTTTTCAGTATTAGTTACTTTTCCTATTAAATGTATACTCCCTCTTAAAGTATCTTTAATTTCCGGTAACATAAATTCTACATTTTGTCCGGTAAACAAACCTGATGCATGTTTTGAAGGAACATTTAACTCTATATGCAGTTCATCCTGATTAATAATCATAAATAATTCATCAGCCGTAGTAATTTGTTTGCCGGGAGAAATTTCTTCTGCATGAACAAAACCACTTTTCGGGCTGACAATGGCCAATATTGGATTTATTTTTTTTGTTCTGATTATCGTTGAAGGATTGAATCCTAATAATTGCAACTCAGAACGTAATCCTTCATATTCTGCTGATGAAACCTGATATAAAGCCTGAGATTGTTCATAGGCTTTTCGACTTATTGCATCGGCAGATAGCAAAGATTGCTTTCTTTGGTAATCTTTTAGATTCAGGTTCATGTTGTAGTAAGCTTCTAAAAATTGCTTTTGTAAAGTGATAAAGGAAGGATTTCTAACGGTAGCCAAAACCTGACCTTTTTTTACAAATTCTCCGGTAATAAAGTTTACTTTGTCTATAAATCCATCTACCTGGCTGTGTATTGATGACTTATTTTCCGGTAAGGCATGAATTACTCCACTTACTGTTATTTTGGTATCAATATATCTAAGTTCAGGTTTTCCAAATTTTATTCCATTGGTTTTGATTTGTTCATCTGTAAGAGTAATTTCTTCTGATTTATTTTCATTTTCAGCAGAACTTGCTTTATTCTCAGTTCCTGAACAAGAGAATACCAGCCATATAATACTATTTATGTATACTAGTTTTTTCATTATTTCTATCAATTTTGTTTGGTAATGTATTTAAGCTCGATGATTGATTGATTATAATTATTAAGAAGCTCGAGATAAGTTATGTTGGCATCTACAGAAGATTTTAACATACTGCAATATTGCAAATAGTCTATTTCTCCGTATTTATATTTTGTTGTTGCCACCTCTCTCATCTTTTGAAGTTCTTTAAAAGGATTATCTCCAAAAAACTCCAATTCATTTCGATACATTTCCTCTAATTTTTGCAATTGCTTGATTCTTACCTGCAAATCATGTACAATTTGTTCTTGTTGATTATTTAAAATTTGATTATCAATACTATTTTGCTCCTTTGCTTTTTTATATGAGTTGTTAAATAAAGGAACCGATAATCCTACAATTCCTGCATAGTACCCGGAACTTTGATCAATACTTTGGACCAATCCTCCCAAAGATAATTCCGGTCTTCTTTGTGCCTTGGTTAAGGCGATAGTTTTTTTATTAACATCTCTGGCTTTGTCAAATTGTTCAATATATACTGAGTTGGCACTATCTGACTGAAACCTATGGGAAATACGGGAAAATTTCTCAACCGGTTCTAAGTTTTCTTGATTTTGAATATAACAAAGCGAAAATAACTGATTTTCTATAGTAAGGAATTCTTGTTCATTCATTGCTTTTTGTTTGAGTACCTGCTCCAATTCTACTTTAAAAAACTGCTTTTCCATATAGTCAGTTTCACCTTTTTCATATCTGTATTCGGATCTTTTTAATCCGGACTTGTATAATGAATCCATTGATTCAAACATTTTTCTCTTTTCCAGTGTATACATCCATTGATTATACAACTGTTCCACCTGAAATTTTAAAGTATGCTGCTTTAAAACAAATTGAGTGCTTAACCAGTTTTTTTTCGTTTCGGATAAATTTCTGACATCTTTATAACTGAAAAGATTTCCAAAATCCTGTAGCGCTTCTATCTGATAGTCTCCTTGTTTATTATTGTATTGACCGTATCCGGCAGTTACCGTTGTATTTTTCAAAGAATACGCATACTTTTTTTCAACGTTTTCTCTTTGAATTTCAAGCTCTTTCTGTCTAAGCTCTTTATTATTTTCAGATACTCTCTGCAACATCTGTTCAAGAGTTACTTTGGTTTGTGCATTAACAGAAATTATCCCACCTATAAAAAAAATAATTAGGGTAAGTCCTTTTCTATTTAATTTCATTTTAAATCTTTTATTTTCAACTATATAATAAATAGCTGGTACAATAAGCAACGTTAACAGAGTAGAAGTTACCAGTCCTCCTATAACAACTGTAGCCAAAGGTCTTTGAACTTCTGCTCCGTTTGAAGTGGATAACGCCATTGGAAAAAATCCTAAGGTTGCTACCATGGCTGTCATAAAAACAGGTCGTAAACGAGTAAGAGCCCCTTCTTTTATTAACTCTTTTAAAGAAGCATGATTTTTAGTTTTTCTCAGGTAATTTAATTCGCTTACTAATACAATTCCATTTAAAACGGCTACTCCAAATAATGCGATAAAACCAACTCCTGCTGATATACTAAAGGGGAGTCCCCTGACAACCAAAGCAATAATTCCGCCGATTGACGCCAAGGGTACTGCAGTGAAAATAATTAAAGCATCTTTCATACTCTTAAATGCCATATATAGTAACAGTATGATAGTGGCCAAAGCTATAGGAATTGCTATGCTAAGCCTGGCACTTGCTTCCCGTAAATTTTCAAAGGCTCCTCCATACTCAAAGGTATAACCCGGAGGTAATTTGATATTTTTATCCAAATTTTCTTGTATATTCTCAACAAGGGTAGCAACATCTACTCCTCTTACATTTACCCCAATATTAATCTTTCTCTGTGCCTGTTCTCTTGATATCATCATGGGACCGGATTCATAATCTATTGTAGCCACTTCTGAAAGAGGAATAAGAGTATTCTTTGATGTTCTTATATAGAGTTGATCCAGATTTAATTGATTACGGTATTCTTGGCTAAGCCTTACTATCAACTCAAACCTTTTTTCGCCTTCCAGAATAACTCCTGCATCCTGGCCTGCTATAGTGGATCTTATAATTTGATTCAAAGAATTAATTGTAAGTCCATACTGGGCAATTTTAAGTCGGTCATAACTAATTTTCATTTGTTTTAACCCCTCTGTCTGTTCCACTTTCACATCAGCAGCGCCTTTGATACTCCTAATAATTTCCGCAGACTTATCTGCTAATTCTTTAAGCTCTCTGGTATCATCTCCGAAAATTTTAACTACTACATCTGCCTTTGCTCCTGTCATCAGTTCATTAAATCGTAACTGAATAGGTTGTGAAAACTCAAAAGCGGCACCTAAGATAGAAGATAATTTTTCTTTCATTTTACTTACTAATTCTTCCTGAGTTTTAGCCGTTACCCATTCATTTTTCTCCTTCAATA contains these protein-coding regions:
- a CDS encoding TIGR03915 family putative DNA repair protein, whose product is MVVFQYDKSFEGLLCAVFEAYDKKKYPESLISQEQIVPLLTREVFAIETQTEKFLRVLTLLKNKMSVMELNRLNAVWLSEIENSDFLLFQYIKYAIDSKFEHSANFGHPVVLEIHKIAKKVSKEVHAWQQFVRFQKSKDEIYFAPVHPVYNSLPLVIPHFKDRFSSQQWILYDLKRNYGFYYDLSEVHPMVLEGSGEHLRTGFVDEEMLHPDEKLFQELWKKYHTSVSIKERINLKLQKQYMPKRYWKFLTEKQ
- a CDS encoding putative DNA modification/repair radical SAM protein, coding for MVNENLINKLATLSESAKYDVSCSSSGVTRKSKSGDIGSASGWGICHSYTEDGRCVSLLKVLLTNYCIYDCAYCINRKSNDIKRAAFSVKELVNLTLEFYKRNYIEGLFLSSGIIKNPDHTMERMVRVIKELRTIHRYNGYIHMKSIPGASKELVYQAGLYADRLSVNIEIPSEKNLKYLAPEKDHASVFTPMKYIQNGVTEYKEERKKSKSVSKFTPAGQSTQMIIGATNETDQDILRVSSVLYLQSSMRRVYYSGFIPVNPGDTRLPAIRQAPLVRENRLYQADWLMRFYQFSSEEILDDVNPNLDLEIDPKLSWALRHPEYFPVDINICDYHLLLRVPGIGVKSAKLILASRRFGLLDTYQLKKIGVSMKRAKFFMVCRDYRGLNVNSSSPEYIRSLLVKKTPRSVASNQMSLLFSE
- a CDS encoding efflux RND transporter periplasmic adaptor subunit, translating into MKKLVYINSIIWLVFSCSGTENKASSAENENKSEEITLTDEQIKTNGIKFGKPELRYIDTKITVSGVIHALPENKSSIHSQVDGFIDKVNFITGEFVKKGQVLATVRNPSFITLQKQFLEAYYNMNLNLKDYQRKQSLLSADAISRKAYEQSQALYQVSSAEYEGLRSELQLLGFNPSTIIRTKKINPILAIVSPKSGFVHAEEISPGKQITTADELFMIINQDELHIELNVPSKHASGLFTGQNVEFMLPEIKDTLRGSIHLIGKVTNTENNTIQVHVDIDSKLPPTNFYEGRFVNASIINRTNSVLTLPKEAIFEEAGKKYVFVKKGEHVEKKEVKTGAENEQFVEIMDWDNQLQVAVSGVYYLKAGEMESGHSH